The genomic interval GTTGAATAATCAGAAAAAGAGTAATCGACATGGTTCGGAGTTTAGATTTAAGCATCGAGCAAGTTGTAATGATACTGGCAGGTCTTATGACGAAATTTCTCATAGAAGAGACGCTAACAATGGCCTTCAGGATAGTCGAGATTTAATGTATTGAATAGAAACTGACGCGGCTAACACATTTAAACGAGTTGCAACGGCATCCGGCCAGGTGCAAATGGCCAAAGTATTGCCGTCCCCTGCTTCTGATACGCTTAAATTCAGTTACTTTTTGCAAGACCATTTGGGGAATGTGAGGCCGGGGTGGCGCTCCACTTGTATTTGACGAGGCTGGAAAGATTTTACAGCTTTCAGATTATTATCCCTTTGGTGGCGTAATCTCGAGAGATGGTACTTTACCAACAAATGCCAGGAATGGAATAAATCGTAAATTATACAACTCTAAGGAGTTGCAGGTTGGAAGCGGATTTGTTGATTATGGGGCTAGAATGTATATGCCAGAGATTGGTAGATGGGGTTCAGTCGATAGAAAAGCAGAAAAGTATATGTACTCTAGTCCGTATGTTTATTGCCTAAATAATCCACTAGTCTACACTGATCCTAAGGGAGATACTGTTAGAGTATATACAGAAACTTCTGTAGCTGGACATGCGTGGTTGAGTACAGGTGAGGGCAAAAATATGACTGTGTTCAGCTTTGGTAGATATGGAGGAATAGACGAAGAATGGCACGGTGTCAGTACGATTTCAAATGGGCCTGGCGTTTTACTAAAATTTAAAGGGAAGGACGCGGAAGAATTTAATAAGGAAAAATTGGATGCTACTGGTGGAACTATTTTTCAAATAATGGATGTCACTGACGAAGCAGTCCAACGAGAAATGGACGGTCAATTTAACTCCACTGATCAAAAACCTGATGAAGGGAGGTATAAAGGAGATCCAAGAGCTCATGTAGTAAGCGAATATCGGCTATTGAGTAATAATTGCACGACTTGTGTTAGTGATGCGCTAAACAGTTCTGGTTCCAGTGCAACTCGACAGCGCCCAAATAAAAGTGGCAAACAAGAGACCATTCGTTTCATTATCCCGGCGTCATTGCAAGCATTGCTAAATTGGCAAGCTAATTCGCCTTTCGGAAGTGGCACAGTAAGAGTTCAAGAAGTAGTTTCTCCCAAAGAACAAACAAAAAATTAATATAATGAAGACTATTTTCAAAATTTGGATTGCAATTTCAATTGTGTTTTTGGTGCTGTTAATATTGGGTTTAATTGATTCTTATGTTTCTCTCAAATACGAGATTGAGCCTTACGAGATGTCAAACAAGGTGACCGAAGCTATTGCGGACAAGCGTCATTTATTGAAGAATTTAATTTTTATTCTCAGGATCGCAGCAATTTACTTAGTGATAAATATTATAGTTCTATTCCGATGGACTTTTGGTAAGACATGAAATGTGCAAGGTTAATGAAAGCTGATCCCCATGAAATCATATAAAATTATTGCTTTCGGGCTTCTGTTATGCGGCTGCACAACCAAAAACATAATTATAGGGAAATACATGTCCAAGAATAACCCGAACTACCTACAATTGAAACAGGATTGTAGTTTTATTTTTGAATATAGATCTTTGCATTTATATCAGCAATCAGTTGGAAAATGGCTTAGAGCAAGCAAAAAAACACTTAGACTGAACAGTGATATAAAGAGTACTAGTATACCGATGAAGGTAACTACTCTAAGCAGTGGGTATAAGATGAAAAATATTATATCTCTCAAATTAACAATTGATGGCAGTAAAAGCCTGGCAAATTACAAATGCAGAGTTTTTATAAAAGACTCAAAATTGTGCACAATAAGTTGTGACAGTCTTTCGGATTTTTCGACAGATTTACCGGTAGAAAATTTATATTTTATTTTTATTAAAGAGCCTAAAATTGTAACAAACACTATGATCTCTCTTCCGTTAACAACAAATATACACGTACCCGAAAGAAAAAATGGAGTTAAATTTTTGATTGAAGTTGAGTTTAGCGATGTCTATTTCTATTATAAAGCAATTAATGACCAGTCATTAAAAATCACAAAAAGGGGAATAAAAATATATAATTCTCAACAGCGAAAATGGGAAAAGCTAAAAAGAGTATCAGATTCGACAAAGATATTTAGTCGGTATAACGACAAGAGCAAAGTATTAAATATATTTTGACAGTTTAATATCAGGGTTTAGAGGTGCCGGACAAAAGGGAGCTCTAGATTGTTTATGCCAGTGCCCGGAAGTATACCTAAATTCAAACCTCGTAAATAAAATGCAAGTATTTAGATCATTAATTATACTGTTATTATTTTGCTCCTGCATTGGTTTGAAAGAAAAGCCTGCGAGTGTGAAAGTTAAATGTATGTCTTTTTATACCACCACCAGCATACCCATTACTGAGGATGCTTTTGATCAGCATAAAGCAACATCCCGAAACTTTGTAAAAGAAAAGAAAATTATTGACAAGAACTCTGTAACTGAGTCTTTTGATATTTTAGAAGCAACTCGTAAAAGAAATGGGGTGAAATTGGAGGATTATGATAGACGTGTTTCAATCGATTTTAAGATGACGAGGAACAAATATTATATTAATTACGATAAAAAATACGTCGGGTATAATGGGCTTTTTTTCCTATCCCTAACACAGATATGGAGAGACTTATTCAATTGTTGGGATTATGCAAGTAGTCAGAAGGTCTAAATCAGATTTTTAGCTACGCAATCGCGGTTCATGTTCGACTGCAACTAAACTGCGTCTAAATATAGATGGTAAACAAGAGAATATTCGTTTCGTTAATGTATTTGACAGCTGTGGGATTTAAAGCACAAGTCAATACCATACCAACATGACGAATTAGAAAATCTATTCCGTTGATTGATACGTCCAGATTTTGAGTGCTTTATTGCAGCATAGGCTACACCTTTTTGTTTCGATAAACGGTAAAATAATACCATTGACCACCTTTGATATTGAAAAAATGATTCAGATTTGGTTGGACACCAATGTGAGGGCATTTAGCGAATAAGCGAATTAGTCCTATTGGGTAGTAGACGGGTTTAAGGCTGATTCAGTTCTTTCGAATTAGAATTTCTCCACAACTTAGACTTAATGGTGCACCTCTGCGAGCGACTTATAGTTGTTCAAATTGTTACCGTCCGCACTCATATGCGCAATTTTTCGCTCATTCAAATCAAATAGTTACACAACGGTAACATTTTACTGATTTTGTGGCCAGATAACCTAAAATGATACTGTATGGTTCACTTACGACGGTGCTAATCGCTTGCTTGGAAGCGCAGGCCTGAACAGTTATGCAGATAAGGAGGACAATATTAAATACGATAAGAACGGAAATATTCTAACCTTGAAACGGTATGGGAATGTCGTTGACAATCTGATATATTCTTACTTGGGTAATCGACTTAAGGCAGTCAACGATGGATCAACAAGTAACACAGGAGTAAAAATTGGTTCCAGTAGTTATCTATATGATACAGGCGGAAACATGATTTCAGATGGGAACCGGGGAGCTGCACTAACTTATAATTACCGAAGCGTCGGCCCGGCTAAATTTGCCTAAAACAGTAGCCATCAGTACAAAAGTACTGGCCTATGATTACGACGCAGTTGGGAACAAACATAAGTATGTGGCAGATACTTTGACGGTCAAATTTGCCGGAATATTTGAATATGATGCGGCTAATACATTCAAGAGAGCAGCAACCACGTCGGGCCAGGTACAAATGGCAAAAGTTCTACCTTCTGCTGCTTCTGATACACTCAAATTCAGTTATTTTCTGCAAGATCATTTGGGGAATGTGAGGCCGGGGTGGCGCTCCACTTGTATTTGATGTAGCGGGAAAGATTTTGCAGCTTTTGGATTACTATCCCTTTGGTAACGTTATTTCTAGGAACGGGGGATTCAGTTCATGCAGGTCAGTTACGATACTAATTAAAAGCAGTACCCCGGTGTAGAAGTAGTGGATCTGCGTTAGACATCAAAAATATTTTTAACTAAAACCTGAAACCCTTCAATCGATCTGGATTGGAGGGTTTCTGATTCTGTAAAAGGTTTCAGTCCAATGTACTGACCTGACTCATTGAGTATATAAACCAGTACAATTTTGTCATTGGGTTCAACCAGCCAATATTCAAGAACACCGTTTTCCTGGTAGATC from Dyadobacter sp. NIV53 carries:
- a CDS encoding RHS repeat-associated core domain-containing protein codes for the protein MLQLSDYYPFGGVISRDGTLPTNARNGINRKLYNSKELQVGSGFVDYGARMYMPEIGRWGSVDRKAEKYMYSSPYVYCLNNPLVYTDPKGDTVRVYTETSVAGHAWLSTGEGKNMTVFSFGRYGGIDEEWHGVSTISNGPGVLLKFKGKDAEEFNKEKLDATGGTIFQIMDVTDEAVQREMDGQFNSTDQKPDEGRYKGDPRAHVVSEYRLLSNNCTTCVSDALNSSGSSATRQRPNKSGKQETIRFIIPASLQALLNWQANSPFGSGTVRVQEVVSPKEQTKN